One Pyxicephalus adspersus chromosome 3, UCB_Pads_2.0, whole genome shotgun sequence genomic window carries:
- the LOC140326629 gene encoding purpurin-like encodes MKCFKYFFLASLITLFELCRAQSCVVDNFKVKDDFDFKRYAGKWYAVGKKDPEGLFLQDNISAEYTVEEDGTMIASSKGRVKLFGFWLICADMAAQYSIPDPTIPAKMFMTYQGLASYLSSGGDNYWVIDTDYDNYAITYACRTLHEDGTCNDGYAIIFSRNPRGFSPAITRVVRQKQEEICMAGQFQPVLQSGAC; translated from the exons atgaaGTGTTTCAAGTATTTCTTCCTTGCTTCCCTTATCACCCTGTTTGAGCTTTGTAGAGCTCAGTCCTGTGTGGTAGATAATTTCAAAGTAAAGGATGATTTTGATTTTAAAAGG TATGCAGGTAAATGGTATGCTGTTGGAAAAAAAGACCCCGAAGGCTTGTTCTTGCAAGATAATATCTCTGCCGAATATACAGTAGAGGAGGATGGCACAATGATTGCATCATCAAAAGGAAGAGTTAAACTTTTTGG GTTCTGGCTCATTTGTGCAGACATGGCTGCTCAGTACTCAATACCAGATCCAACCATACCAGCTAAAATGTTCATGACTTACCAAGGTTTGGCAAGCTACTTATCAAGTGGAG GAGACAACTACTGGGTCATTGACACTGACTATGATAACTATGCAATCACTTATGCATGCCGTACTCTTCATGAAGATGGAACATGCAACGATGGCTATGCCATCATATTCTCACGCAATCCACGTGGATTTTCTCCAGCTATTACAAGGGTTGTACGCCAAAAACAGGAGGAAATCTGCATGGCAGGACAATTTCAGCCTGTTCTTCAATCAG GAGCCTGCTAG